In Uranotaenia lowii strain MFRU-FL chromosome 2, ASM2978415v1, whole genome shotgun sequence, one genomic interval encodes:
- the LOC129747321 gene encoding poly(U)-binding-splicing factor half pint, with protein sequence MNGAVVMKSPPLPPSAGGGEYAGGNGSNEANSPIREDFGPDDAEEPSPSKSSSSSSKRDKDRDRERSRESRGRDRSRERERSRDRDRSRDRERSRRDRDRDRDVKALPYISQPVYDLRQAGDVLFGPGTRSALLGILGGALPRLSSEQHELVTRAKKYAMEQSIKMVLMKQTLAHQQQQLASQRTQVQRQQALALMCRVYVGSISFELKEDTIRAAFLPFGPIKSINMSWDPITQKHKGFAFVEYEIPEGAQLALEQMNGAMLGGRNIKVGRPSNMPQAQQVIDEIQEEAKNYNRIYIASIHPDLTEEDIKSVFEAFGPIVTCKMSQGSAAHTHKGYAFIEYQANQSALEAIASMNLFDLGGQLLRVGRSITPPNALMGPAANSAMPTAAAVAAAAATAKIQAMDAVATNAVLGLSATAPTLKVGLGTPATQAITTAANVNLIAQAQLAAAGQASAVISQPGLLDPPVVNLAGLAPSLLGVSPLLAGAAKPLQSVLSNANPAAVAAAAAAAAAAAAAAAANPNATAEEVFKKAQEKQQEELQKKLLEEGEPQTLQQQETMSIKGQNARHLVMQRLMRPRDSKVVILRNMVGPEDVDETLQEEIQDECGKYGIVERVIIYKERQSEGDYAEDDNTDVIVKIFVEFSQGSEADKAREALHGRYFGGRLVKAESYDQALFDHGDLSG encoded by the exons ATGAACGGAGCCGTAGTAATG AAATCGCCTCCGCTTCCTCCTAGTGCTGGGGGTGGTGAGTACGCCGGTGGCAATGGCAGCAACGAGGCTAACTCACCCATCCGGGAAGATTTTGGTCCTGACGATGCGGAAGAACCGTCTCCGTCGAAATCGTCGTCGTCCTCGTCGAAGCGAGACAAGGACCGTGACCGTGAACGTAGCCGAGAAAGCAGAGGTCGCGATCGAAGCCGTGAAAGAGAACGCAGCCGCGATAGGGATCGCAGCCGTGATAGGGAGCGCAGTCGGCGAGATCGGGACCGTGACCGTG ATGTCAAAGCTTTGCCGTACATAAGCCAACCTGTGTATGATTTGCGCCAAGCCGGTGATGTACTGTTCGGACCCGGAACCCGTTCGGCCCTGTTGGGCATCCTGGGCGGTGCTTTGCCTCGTTTGTCCAGCGAGCAGCATGAATTGGTGACCCGTGCCAAAAAGTACGCCATGGAACAGAGCATCAAGATGGTCCTGATGAAGCAAACGTTGGCCCATCAGCAACAACAGCTTGCCAGCCAGCGGACCCAGGTTCAACGTCAGCAAGCACTGGCCCTGATGTGCAG AGTCTACGTTGGCAGCATCTCGTTCGAACTTAAGGAGGATACAATCAGGGCAGCATTCCTTCCCTTCGGTCCTATAAAGTCGATCAATATGTCCTGGGATCCGATAACGCAGAAGCACAAGGGGTTTGCCTTCGTGGAGTACGAGATTCCCGAAGGTGCCCAGTTGGCGTTGGAGCAAATGAACGGAGCCATGCTTGGAGGTCGAAACATCAAAGTCGGACGCCCGAGTAATATGCCTCAAGCTCAGCAGGTGATTGACGAGATCCAGGAAGAAGCCAAAAATTACAATCGTATCTACATTGCTTCGATTCACCCCGATTTGACGGAGGAGGACATCAAAAGTGTATTTGAAGCTTTCGGGCCGATCGTTACTTGCAAAATGTCGCAGGGCAGTGCTGCCCATACCCATAAAGGGTACGCTTTCATTGAATATCAAGCTAACCAGTCTGCACTGGAAGCCATTGCTAGCATGAATCTCTTCGATTTGGGTGGACAGCTTTTGAG AGTTGGTCGTTCGATTACGCCACCGAATGCGTTGATGGGTCCAGCGGCCAATTCGGCAATGCCAACGGCAGCGGCGGTTGCTGCAGCTGCAGCCACAGCTAAGATACAAGCTATGGATGCCGTTGCAACTAACGCTGTGCTGGGTTTATCGGCCACTGCACCAACTCTCAAAGTTGGACTGGGCACACCGGCCACACAGGCCATCACTACTGCCGCCAATGTCAATTTGATCGCTCAAGCTCAGCTTGCTGCCGCTGGCCAAGCCTCGGCTGTCATCTCTCAACCAGGTTTGCTCGATCCTCCTGTTGTAAATTTGGCTGGCTTGGCACCGTCTCTGCTGGGTGTGAGCCCTCTGTTGGCTGGGgcagcaaaacctttgcaatcAGTATTAAGCAATGCTAATCCAGCAGCAGTTGCAGCAGCAGCCGCTGCCGCTGCCGCCGCCGCAGCTGCTGCAGCTGCAAACCCCAACGCAACTGCAGAAGAGGTCTTCAAAAAAGCTCAAGAGAAACAGCAAGAAGAATTGCAGAAAAAACTGCTTGAGGAAGGAGAACCGCAAACGCTCCAGCAACAGGAAACTATGTCAATTAAAGGACAAAACGCAAGGCACCTTGTGATGCAACGATTGATGCGACCACGAGACAGCAAAGTTGTGATTCTACGCAACATGGTCGGTCCCGAGGATGTCGACGAAACGCTGCAGGAAGAGATTCAGGACGAGTGTGGTAAATACGGAATAGTGGAGCGGGTCATTATCTACAAGGAACGCCAATCCGAGGGAGATTATGCCGAGGACGATAATACGGACgttattgtaaaaatatttgtcgAATTCTCGCAGGGCTCCGAAGCAGATAAAGCCCGTGAAGCACTCCATGGTCGCTATTTTGGTGGTCGTCTAGTAAAGGCAGAATCCTATGACCAAGCGCTCTTTGACCACGGCGATTTGTCTGGTTAA
- the LOC129747327 gene encoding NADH dehydrogenase [ubiquinone] 1 alpha subcomplex assembly factor 2, with the protein MSNPPSRSLMKILFSNFLNSLKPRQMKGNFVGEDYFGNKYYEIPANPSLGQRRDQRWFEPTEKEAYNQEVTAEWEAWLRGRRKTPPTKEELMRNLAIMKMKAQNAAALEAKFAKPKDAAELPKNPTGMGSFPQYDEYEMMPGKGKHEK; encoded by the exons ATGTCGAATCCCCCGTCGCGTAGCCTGATGAAAATCCTGTTCAGCAACTTCTTGAACTCGCTGAAACCGCGCCAGATGAAGGGAAACTTCGTCGGCGAAGATTACTTCGGCAATAAATACTACGAGATACCGGCGAATCCGTCGCTGGGTCAGCGCCGGGACCAACGCTGGTTCGAACCGACCGAAAAGGAAGCCTACAACCAGGAGGTCACCGCCGAATGGGAGGCGTGGTTGCGGGGGCGAAg AAAGACACCTCCAACAAAAGAGGAGCTGATGCGTAACCTTGCCATCATGAAGATGAAGGCTCAAAACGCTGCCGCGCTGGAAGCCAAATTCGCTAAACCAAAGGACGCGGCGGAGCTGCCGAAAAATCCGACCGGTATGGGATCGTTCCCGCAGTACGATGAGTACGAAATGATGCCCGGCAaagggaaacatgaaaaatga
- the LOC129747323 gene encoding bifunctional peptidase and arginyl-hydroxylase JMJD5, with translation MSVFVQINCHLLDPGVVSKLDSLKHRKLYHDVVGLVLEPLKESQPTQSLEPNSLQDNLTRIGVLYEICYGSLHTGEWHAVPVEERDSFTLLSYLRILYMLLIRKESDDCIRDAIYLADIGLMLGSRIILKDAGTDADLLSTVAKVLSSQKGVNEQEPALKKLKVDVEVQSDKTCEVPVLQKPTLEYFGNFHYDKSEPAILEGVIDDWPAMKKWHDPNYLIGLAGERSVPVEFGSQYSNDDWSQRLVRFKDFIVDNLIVCDDTEKASGSLRGEKSPAYLAQHELFDQIPELREDIAIPDYIGRTDINPRIKAWLGPKGTISPLHTDPGHNLLCQVFGSKTIILASPTETPNLYPHEHFILNNTSQVDAANVDYDRFPRARDVRFRRLTLHRGQVLYIPPGWWHYVESLSCSFSVSFWFD, from the exons atgtctGTATTTGTTCAGATAAATTGCCACCTTCTCGATCCGGGAGTTGTTTCGAAACTTGATTCACTGAAACACAGAAAACTTTATCATGATGTAGTCGGTCTAGTTTTGGAACCATTAAAGGAAAGCCAACCCACTCAATCGTTGGAACCGAATTCATTGCAAGATAATCTAACTCGAATAGGTGTTTTGTATGAAATATGCTACGGATCGCTTCATACCGGTGAATGGCACGCTGTCCCCGTGGAGGAACGGGATAGTTTTACCTTGTTAAGCTATTTAAGG aTTCTGTACATGCTTCTGATTCGTAAAGAATCAGACGACTGCATTCGAGATGCAATTTACTTGGCTGATATCGGTCTTATGTTGGGATCAAGAATAATTCTTAAAGATGCGGGGACGGATGCTGATCTTTTGAGTACTGTTGCGAAAGTGCTTTCATCCCAAAAAG GCGTAAATGAACAAGAACCAgctttgaaaaaactgaaagttGATGTAGAAGTGCAATCTGATAAAACGTGCGAAGTACCCGTTCTGCAAAAACCAACATTAGAATACTTTGG TAATTTTCACTATGACAAATCTGAACCTGCAATACTCGAAGGTGTCATAGATGATTGGCCAGCAATGAAGAAATGGCATGATCCGAACTACCTTATTGGTCTAGCCGGTGAACGCAGTGTTCCAGTTGAATTTGGGTCACAGTACAGTAACGATGATTGGTCCCAGCGTTTAGTTCGATTTAAAGATTTCATAGTAGATAATTTAATAGTCTGTGATGATACAGAAAAAGCCAGTGGAAGCTTGCGAGGTGAAAAATCACCAGCATATTTGGCTCAGCATGAACTGTTCGATCAAATACCTGAACTTAGGGAGGACATCGCCATACCGGACTATATCGGGCGAACGGATATCAATCCCCGAATCAAAGCTTGGCTCGGACCAAAAGGAACCATTTCTCCGCTGCACACAGATCCAGGACACAATTTACTTTGTCAA GTTTTTGGCAGCAAAACAATAATCCTAGCTAGTCCAACGGAAACACCAAATCTATATCCACACGAGCATTTCATCTTGAACAACACGTCACAGGTTGATGCTGCTAACGTAGACTACGATCGGTTCCCCCGGGCTCGCGATGTTCGATTTCGGCGACTTACGCTGCACCGTGGACAGGTTTTGTACATCCCACCTGGCTGGTGGCACTATGTAGAGTCCCTTTCCTGTAGTTTTTCTGTGAGTTTTTGGTTTGATTGA